The genome window TTCCATCTCCATTACTCGCCTGGCGTCAGCAACTAGCAGACCACACCAGGTTATGCTCAGaatatgcttcttctttttatccTGAGATTATGCTTATGATGATACTGTTAGAACTGAGaacaatatataatttttttttatttaaatatttgaaaataaataaatcttgtGCTGATTAACTATCTATGAAAATATGTGACGTTAGAAATCTGATTGTGTCAAAATCAATATTGTGATCTCCAGGTGATTGGCATGCATTTTATGAATCCTCCTCCTATAATGAAACTTGTTGAGATTGTGCGAGGAGCAGACACATCAGATGAGACATTTGATGCCACAAAAGCCTTGGCAGAAAGGTTTTTGACTTGGATACCTTGAATTCcatgaaaaaaggaaaattttccttttgttcccCTTGGCAATTTACCATGCACATTTCTGATTAAGTTACATTTCCTACTCATATAGCCAAATAAATTCCCTGCCATCTTTTTAAATGTGGACTGTTGAATTGGCAGGTTTGGCAAGACAGTAATATGCTCGAGGGATTATGCGGGCTTTGTTGTAAACAGGATCTTAATGCCAATGATTAATGAGGCATTTTTTGCACTTTACACAGGTGTGGCAACGAAGGAAGACATTGATGCAGGAATGAAACTGGGAACAAATCATCCAATGGGTCCTCTAGAGCTTGCAGAttttattggattggatgtCTGTGTGTCCATTCTGAAAGTTCTTCATGCTGGCCTTGGGGACAATAAATATGCTCCCTGCCCCATCCTTGTACAGTATGTTGATGCAGGTCGTCTTGGAAGAAAACGAGGTATTGGGGTATACGACTACCGTCAAATGCTTGGATCAGTAAAACCCTCATCCAAACTTTGAACTCTGGGCGTTTCCGGAATATCTAATAGCCATTGTCTATATGGTACATTGTGGTTCACTTGAAATAATCGTGCAACACATTTCTAAAGGGGCATTTCAATCTTGAATTGCCAAATATAAAGCCTGAAGGTTCCGAGTTGTAAAGGGGATCTTCACAGGCATGTACACTGGTTGTGGATTgtattactttttttcttttaataacaTAATTCCCCCAGATTATTGCATTTTCCCCTTgttcattttaattattttcatggTGGAGGCAATGCCAGGTTAAATATGCACTCCATTTAACTAGACATTACACTGTAAAATATAGTAAATCCGACTATACATTGTTGCTGTAAGTTTCTGTAACCACACCTTTGATTTGAGGCATTTTTCTCCATCCATGGTATTTAAAGCTACAAAGGAATCGGTGACTTTTTGGGCTCTGGAAACCAGAGTGGTTGCAGACATAGGGCGGTGGTAGTTACAACTCAATTGAGAGAATACATTGATTCCACAAGTTGTTGATTGGCACTCACATGGCATGGCTCCCTCAACTCAACTTTACCCGGAAGAGGTGGAGCAAATAGAGAGCTATTGTCAAACacaaaaatagtttatttgttTATCAAACATCATCATTCCTCTTAATGGTGATTAGAGTAACAATTACACTTTTTGTTTATCTTGTTTTTCATCCCTGCAATGAAATTTATACCCACTCTTTACGTAAAGTGTCTTCATCATTCCATCATTGAAATGTATCATCTATTTGATGCAGCAGTATAATCCTAATTTTTTAAGGTTCATTTAGCAGCCAAAGTCATgatttcacaaaatttgtttttttctttcttttgaaattaaGGAAAGGAGGAGGCTAATAATTTCTTAGTACAAGCGATTGGGGGAGGAGGAGGTTTTCTTTTCACAAATATTCATTAGGTGTATGAGGGTTTCGAACTTCTGCTTACATAAGTGAAAGTGAAAGAGCTCAACCAATTGAGCTATACCCCACAGGGAAGAAGACTAATAATTGGTAATCTAAAACATGTTTGCTTTTATTGCTTGCCAGCTCACTGAGGACTGAACTCACAAATCTCTAGTATGTGAGAAGAAATCAAGAACAGTCACTCTTGTTCATTATGCATTCTTAAACATGACCCACAAAGGAAAGCCTATTAAAGAGATTTAGCTTCATTGTTGATCATGGCCAGCCCCACAGGCAGACCCTAGCAAGTTCCATTATAAACCTGGCATTATTAGGCAGGCATCTGCTTTATTGACAGTGATTGAAGTGGAATCCAATGggctctctcttttcttttttttctttttgtttaagtaaaaaacCCCCCAACAACATTAATAATTAGATAAGAAAGAAGATAGAAAGGGAAGGCAAAGCTGAACTTTTGCTATACATAAGATTTGGAGGACAAtcagagagaagagagttGAGGTGAAAAAGCTATGAAGTTCTTATTCCAGTGCCCCTGCTGCTCTTGTTTCTGCTTCATGAAGCCCAAGAAAGGCAAGGCAAGGGTGAAGGCAGCAGCAACGGTAGCATccaaggaagagaagaaggtTGAAACCAAGGGAGAGAAGAAGGTTGAATccaaggaagagaagaaagaatgaCAACAATGCAGCTACCTACAATCAGATAGTGCATGCATAAATGAAAGCATATGTGCTTTGTTtatgcttttctttcttcttgttgattaATATTGGTGGGTGCTATAATTAGTATGTACAACAAATTGTACTTACAGTTTGATCCAGCAGCTTGGTATGTTAATAAACTACTGGCTTGTGTTGTGTGTCCTACTTTTCAAAATCCTACACATAAATAATCAAGTGTCATCTGATCTTTAACCTAAGTTTCACATAATAAGTGAATTTTCCCATTCTCATATAgatctaaatttttttttttctgagaagattgctctctctctctctctctctctctctctctctctctctctctctttctctctctctctctctcaccaaCATGCAAAATTTCCAGGTTCTGATTTTAATGTGATGATGCAGCATgttgttgtaacttgtaacaGTGAGAGCCGGGATTTGAAATTAGCTCCACCACTTGTAGTGCTTTCAATGATACATGTTGCCTGAAAAATCTTGCATATGTTTGcagattttcttcattttttacaGATCTGATAAATTACCGTGTCTTACCTGTTGCAAGCAAACATGTATGGGTGAGGTGTCCACAGTCCATCAATCTGTCTTTGTTGCCTGTACAGTAACAAAACGTTCAATGCAGATTCCACATTGATTGATGTAAATTTATACAATAACTaaattcaaagttcaaacagTAACTTCTTTACAACCTTCTGCACTTTTTATTATCTGGGTTTGAGATTGAGTAGTAGCCTAGACAGAATGAACAACTGAATATTTACTTCttgggaaaatgaaaatttatatGGTTTCAAAGGAACCCAGAGATGGGTAAAATATATATGGGCAAAAATAACAGTACTGGAAGTAAATTAAAATTGATCTCAACCATTATaagagtaaaaaaaaaaaactctggtcagatttgtaattttaatgGTAGAATATGAAGTTCTGTATCAAATCTTTTTACACGACAGTGAGTTCTTACTCTGTtgaattttgtattaaaaacaaatcttTTGGAGCAAAGAAAGGGACAGATATAGGTAAAATGCATGTCAATAATTGAGTACGTTCATGTGGCCCCACAAACAGTCACTGGTGATTCTTAGAATCGGTCCAATTCTGTGTAAGTGAACAGAGAGATAGATCCAAGCAAAGTGTTTTTATCATACCCACGCACATGGGGATTATATATTGATTGGTGTAACATCTATGCTGCAGGAGCCAATGACAATTTAAAGAGTGAAAGTGAATGAGAGCCATTAATATGAGAGGGAGGTTCCCATTCGCACATATAGACAAATAAATGGGCCAAATAGGCTTGGGTTTGGGATTAGGGATCTTGCAATGATAGAGCCTAGTTGAGGTTAAGGGTTATGTTGAGGCAAGAGATAAGGACTTATGTAAGGGTCATATATAAGGCACTCATTATAGAATGACTATGTTGAGGAGTGTGTTGGAGGataagcgatagtctaaactacaaggagGAGGATTtatcacacacacaactataATGTTGTGGGGATTCGAAGCTGAGACCTCAAGTTTACAAGTCAAGATCCTTTTTCACTAGACTAGACCCTATTGGCGATTAATGTTGCTTTTAAAACTTTGTATATGATAGAAGgaatattgaaaatttattattaaaaaatgacGTCATCATATCAGAGAAAAATAAGAGTGATAATAGAAGCAAAATTGATCTCAACCATCACAAGAGTCAAAACTCTAgctatatttgtatttttaaattttaatgggAGAATATAAAGTTTGGTAACAATATTTTATAGGACACTGCTTCCCTCCTTCTCTGTAAAGAGGCATTCATATTTCCTGCAAATCACAGTTAGACACAAGCAAAAAAAATGtatcaaaaacataaaaagaaaaatttctaCACACATGTCAAACTGTAATTGACAAGAAAGTAGAAATTCTTATTTTCAGAGAATAAGGCAAgtattttccaattttaaaaACTACGCGTGAAAAAGGATTGTTactttgttgaatttttgaatTACAAGCAAACCTTTTGGgccaaaagataaaaaaggGACGTGATTATGGGACAATGCTAGCTAGCTATACagaatttataattatatctATTGAATGTATGATGTAATCATCTACGTTTAGACATGATTAGCATTTCTTTGTTAAAATGTtggctttttcttcttctccttgtgGATTGTCTTGTTTGTTCTAAGCATATAAAACATAGGACGAAGAGAAAAGggaacttcttcttctttttttatttggaccAAAAGGaactttcttcttgtttgtttttctaagtttttatatattatttgggTATATGGGTGAGATAATATTTGATAAAttaaccatggccatggtctCCAATTGTTCTGAACATCTCCTATAAAGTAGGGGCGGCCATGCATATCTCCTAATAAGAAGCTGATATTGTTGACTTTAAAAATAGACACTTCCCAATGACTTCTTTATACATTAGTATATATTCATTCTTGTATATAATTCCAAACACCAACACACTCATGCACACAAATGTTAGAAGATGTATCAAGTTCTTGTCGTATAGAAATTTTATacggttttaaaaaaattcaaaaggtCTTAGACTATTTAATACTTGGTTAATCattactaaatttttttaattcttaaattACTCATATCAGTATTAACTAAATATTAGTCTAATGATCTTTTCTTGATATTGGAGGATGTCTCAAgttttatttcttcattttctatttataaaaataaatcactCATAATTTCAATctttgtggatcctaatgttTTGGAGGCCCTAGGCGAACCACCAAAATGTGGCATTCTACCCTCTATGTATATTTATGTGCAGTTTTGTTTTAgtaagttaaaaaaaaattatatgaactCAAAGTCACAATTATaatccaaaaagaaacaaacaatatGTAATTCACAAAACAAGTTTATAAAATGCATCAAAACATCACTTAAATATCACTCGTCTTGCAATTTTCAGAGCAAAAGTATCAATTGactttacataatcaattttttatatatcatgTAATGGATAACATAGCTAAGCCATGttatatatctttttcttGTGACATAGTTGACCAAATATAAGATTTGATCAACTTCAACTAGCCCAGTGAAAAAAGGACATTGACTTGCAGACTAGTAGTCTTAGGTTCGAACTCCCATGACACCTTGacagtgtgtgtgagaaactgCTTCCCCTTTGTAGTtggactatcgcttgtattataAAATAGAAGTTTATACAAATTGGGGGTCCTCCCAATTTGGAGGCCCTAGGCGGGCGCCTTACCTGTGCCAAGGGCCTCCTATGTGTCTCACTCAGTGGGGTTTCCAGGATTCAAATGTTAATTGGGCAAAACTTACATACTAAACTCGACGGTTTgagtgaatttcattaataaacataaaaagatacaCCTAATTAGGGGATGTAATGAGCTTTACCTTTAAATGTATCtctatttataaataaaagttaaacaaataaaaaaactaaaattagaCGACGTAATCCTAAATCaagttaaattaataaattaattctCATAATATCATCAATGTATTTAATCAAGTATCTcaacaatataaaaaacaaatcaaacatcTTAACCGAATTCCTAAAATCAAAGCCCtaatttaatttcaacaaaattttcaaattataattcattTCTAGAATactcaatttcaaattaaaaatgcATATGATAAGTAAAAAGGAGAGAATTAGAAGAATAATTGTGAATGTGTATACTTCAAATCAAGTGGCCCATGAAACAAGTGGGATCTTGTATTCTAGTTGAGGTATACTTCAACAAAATAGTGGTTCATACCTCTTTGCCCAAAAGAGATTTCTGTTCCGAAGAGTCAAACAAAtcttatataatataaaaccaTATATCCCTGCCTGCCAAAGTCACAGCTTTTGCCTCCTTATTTATTAGGGTTAAATAGCATTTTTGTAGTTGTATTTTGTTAGAATTATCATTTTTGTAGTTGTATTTTGTTAGAATTATCACGTTAATCTGTTCTGATGTGTGTGTGAGCCTCGGCATGTGCCCGTGTGCACGTTTATGCCCAAATTATAGgaaaaataccaaaatcagccaaattgaatatatatatatagagagcttctattgagggatccttcaaataagcttatttgagggacatccTTTGTAGGCCCCACttcggattgtatttcactaatccaaaccgtctattttgtagatactcattcaaagatcatctctacaaaaaatcacttgaatccgatatcatttgaccactcaattaagttattgaaattttagcattttcttgaaataccgtgttcattgatatatatatatatatatatatatatatatatagtctccttctattgagggattcctcaaataattttatttgagggatgcCATTTAGAGTACCCTACAATTCTtttccaatgatccaaaccatctattttttcatagatcatccttacaaaaaattagacaaattggaaaccgtttcaacatccaattgtgtctacaaaatagacggtttggattagtgaaatacaatctgGAGTGTGGCCTACAAgaggtgtccctcaaataagcttatttgaggatccctcaatggaagccCACTCCatattgtatttcattaatccaaaccgtctattttgtagatactcattcagagatcatctctacaaaaaatcacttaaatccgatatcatttgaccactcaattgaattattgaaattttagtattttcttgaagtaccgtgtttattgattttgtaggacacaattggatatcgaaatagtttccgatttgtctaatttttttcaaggatgatctatgaatatagACTTAAGAAATAGATGGTTtcgatcgttgaaaaaaaaatcgtaaataaaattatttgagggatccctcaatagaaggggactgatATAaagagagcttccattgagggatccctcttatttgagggacacctcttgtaggccccactccggattgtatttcactaatccaaaccgtttattttgtagatacttattcaaagatcatctctacaaaaaaatcacttgaatccgatatcatttaaCCTCTcaattaagttattgaaattttaatactttcttgaagcaccgtgttcattgattttgtaagacacaattggatgttgaaatggttttcgatttgtctaattttttgtaaggatgatctataaatgaagacttaaaaaataaatggtttggatcattgggaaaaaaattataggataccctaaagggcgtccctcaaataattgagggatctctcaatagaagggtactgtatatatatatatatatatatatatatatatatatcttctcTCTATCGTCTAGATTGGAATTTGAGATCTTGAACCATTCTAtatcttaaaataaatatccacatgccatttttttaattaaaaagagacAACGCATTGCACAACAGcagaataagaagaagaaaaaacaagaaacgGAAGAAAGACAGAGGTAGTGCTAGAGATAGATATGTCAACAAACACAGTTGCAGAATCTGCAGACAGGAGCACTGCTACACCGTTATTAGAGGCAAGCGGCCATGGCGATCAACAAGGAAGAAAAGGGGGGTGGTGGAATAAACTGTTGGACATGGAGGAGGCCAAGAACCAGGTCTTGTTTTCCTTGCCAATGATTCTTACCAATGTTTGCTATTACATGATCCCCTTGATATCTGTCATGCTTGCTGGTCACCTTGGTGAGCTTGAGCTTGCTGGTGCCACACTTGCCAATTCATGGGCCACAGTTACCGGTTTCGCTCTCATGGTAaggtaactctctctctctctcatgtccTGTCCATTTTGTATACTATTAGGAAAACCAATGGAACAGTCTGTATGTGGGACTAGAGTAATTTCATTTGCTCTGTCTCTGTCAGAAAGAATGGAAGCCGTTTTTTTAATAATGCTTTAGATGTGCTcttgttattaatttttcagaGGAGATGAGTCTAATAGAAAATCCAAGCAGtaggtttaaaaaaaaaatttgtgctCTTGTTATTGGTATTCAAGTTTCATATGGGAAAAGCCATGTACAAGAATTGTGCACCTAGCAAGCAGCCTGTGCAGTTCAGAAAATGATcaccaataaaaaatttgaacttgtctttatattttaatattctaGTAGCTGGCAATTCTTAAGTAGATGTCCAGTGTTGTATCTGAGatgacataaataaatttgataaGATTCCAGGTCAAACTTTGAATTGTTTTCTTGTCtattatttattgatttagATTGGGTTAAGTGGAGCTCTTGAGACACTGTGTGGGCAAGGATTTGGAGCAAAGTTATACAGAATGTTGGGGATATATCTACAAGCCTCATCCATAATTTCTTTCTTGGTCTCTATCATCATATCTGTAGTCTGGTTCTACACAGAACCCATACTTATCTTACTTCATCAAGAtcctcaaatttcaaaatgtgCTGCTCTTTATATGAAATTTCTGATTCCGGGATTATTTGCATTCGGCTTCATGCATAACATATTGAGATTTCTTCAGACACAATCCGTTGTAATGCCGTTGGTCTTCTTCTCACTGATCCCAGTGGTTACTCAGATTTTCGTTGCATATGCTTTGGTACATTGGACAGCTCTTGGTTTCAAGGGAGCTCCCCTAGCATGTTCAATTTCCATATGGATAGCGATGCTAATGCTGGCCATGTATGTTATGTTTGCAAAGAAGTTTGAGCTTACATGGGAAGGATTTTCGATAGAATCGTTCCATTATGTCCTTGCTGCCTTGAAACTTGCCCTCCCCTCAGCAGCAATGGTATGGTAAgtgttcaaattttctttgcctttttctGTTAGTTAATGCTTAAATCCCAGAAGCGGCACATAGCCTCATTCAGCTATAGACACAGACTATAGAAGTAGTTCAAATGCTCagtcaaattcaaatacaCGAAGACTGATTGTCAGCTTAGATTAAGACCATAtgttagaaagaaaaagaaccatGCATCAACTGTGCATGAGATTGATTTGAAGTATTAAAATGCTTCACATTTTTATCTTTCCAGTTTGGAGTACTGGGCTTTTGAGATTCTGGTGTTATTGGCAGGACTGATGCCAAACGCAGAACAAACCACTTCACTAATTGCAATGTGGTAAGCTTTATGCTCTAAACTTCTGATTATTTCCACCTGCCCCAAGTAGCCTTTTCTGATTATATCTTCAGTGTGAATACAGAAGCAATTGCATACATGATTACATATGGCCTCAGTGCTGCTGCAAGGTTGGTTGAACAATAATTTCGCAGGTTCTCCTTATTCCTTCTAGTTTTTTGGTATCAGCATTCTGTTTCATACCTTGAAACAAACATTACTTGTTGTGGTGTAGCACAAGGGTGTCAAATGAATTAGGAGCAGGCAATCCTGACAACGCCAAGAAGGCAATGGCTGTGACTCTTAAGCTCTCTGTGCTTCTTGGTCTCCTTGTTGTTCTGGCTCTAGCATTTGGTCACAATATATGGGCTGGCTTTTTCAGTGACAGCAGTGCAATAATCAAGCTTTTTGCTTCTATGACACCATTTCTTGCAATTTCAATAATGGCTGATTCTGTGCAAGGTGTCTTGTCAGGTTAGGATCCTCCGCTTTCCTAGCAGGAGCTAATTCTATCTGCTATTTTGCATTTAAAGTTTGATCTTTTTCTTGAGCATCCGTGGAAGTTGTTTTTGGTATTTCAGGTGTGGCCAGAGGATGTGGCTTTCAGCACTTGGCTATGTATGTAAACTTGGGTACATTCTATTTGGTTGGCATGACAGTTGCATGTGTTGTTGGATTTAAGTTGAAACTATATGCTAAGGTGAGACAATTAACCTTGTAGCTAGCTAGTAGTTgaatagttttgtttttgtttttatacaagcgatattggggAGGGGGTAATTGAATTTAGTACAAGaataaatgctcttaaccacttgagctacaagccccttgcgaattgttttgtttatttttctactTCAATTCACACTTCGTGCTCAATTTCTTTTGGTACAGGGATTGTGGATTGGCTTAATCTGTGGTCTTTGCTGTCAAGCCGCCCTACTTTTGCTGGTTACACTGCGGACAAAATGGACTCAATTGGATGTGCCTCATAATGGAGATGCAGTTTTGGTCTAAATGAAGGTCAGgcaaaagtaaaaaacaaCAACGTAGACCACTTGAGCAAACTGTTTGACTAGTTTATGGAATTATATTTGCAGAGGCAAAGTTAGTCCCTGGATATTGgagttttatattaaaaaaaaaaaagtatataaaaTTAGCCTTTGTGAAGGGAATTTTGGAAGCTACTGTGAGCAAGTTTTACAGACTGAGATTGGAACTAGCTAAAAGAAGGCATTGGCAATGTGTTGTAAAACGTATGTATTTCCTAGTAGAAGATAGGTGACTTTTCAAAGGCTCGGTTTCATTGCTCCTTTGATTTCTTCATAACATTCACACTTAGACAAAGACAGCCCAACCCAAGAATTGGTTGTGATCCAGCCCTTATAACCCAACTTACCATCTAGAATAGCCCACTATCCACGTGCAATAATAAACCATGAATGTGGGTAGAGTTCCCAATCAGAAAGGTGACACAACAAACTTACAGGAATGAAAAAGGTCTAAAGAAAACCCTAGTCCCTTCTCTGTCAAAAAAACACTCTATAACCATTTTCACTTTGAGGGGGAGGAAGTCATTGTTCTTCCTCCCctctcctcttctctcttccgCCCCTCTTCCCTTCTCCCCCATTTTCAGagtttgttttcattttgtaataATTTTCCTCACTCATCACAGGCGGATGCATCTCGGCATTCGATCTCTACTTTTGTTTCAGTGCTGGATCTCTACCACCATCATTTTTGCGATTTCTtcatgtttggaataagttgtagaaactttttgggttttctgtgtagttttcacctctcatttgtgagagctttCCAGCtctcttttgtgagagttttatttgtcttattatggcttggttttttcaagctttatctatttttggttgttctgAGTTTGCCCTCTTAGTTGTGATGCCTATGCCAAAGTTTCTTTGATCTTGCGTGATCGTTCATGGAGGATCCCTAGAGTGTCTTAATTTTAATGTGAGATCGCCTGTAATGCCCCTTTGTGTCTAGTGGTTTTTTTGGGCTGAATTATCAATGCAATTCCATAATTtctccacacacaaaaaaagaagaagttcaATTTCAGTATTTATAAGTTCACCAAACGTGTGACATGACCTTTGTTCAATTTAACTAAAATAGCACAGTCCAAGCCATCAAGCGTGGCTTATTGTTCTTAAGTGATCAAATTAGAAATACCAATAATGTTGGATCAAGACTAGTCTTTTATGTTCACGATAGTTCGTTTcctcaaaaaatatatgagtCGTGATTCAGAAAATAAGTCGGGACAT of Prunus dulcis chromosome 4, ALMONDv2, whole genome shotgun sequence contains these proteins:
- the LOC117624696 gene encoding 3-hydroxybutyryl-CoA dehydrogenase — translated: MAEMKSFKTIGVVGSGQMGSGIAQLAATHGFDVWVLDTDQDALSRATKSISSSIQRLVSKGQLSQAVGKDALERLWFTSNLEKLSSADIIIEAIVESEDVKKKLFLELDKITKSSAILASNTSSISITRLASATSRPHQVIGMHFMNPPPIMKLVEIVRGADTSDETFDATKALAERFGKTVICSRDYAGFVVNRILMPMINEAFFALYTGVATKEDIDAGMKLGTNHPMGPLELADFIGLDVCVSILKVLHAGLGDNKYAPCPILVQYVDAGRLGRKRGIGVYDYRQMLGSVKPSSKL
- the LOC117625353 gene encoding LOW QUALITY PROTEIN: uncharacterized protein LOC117625353 (The sequence of the model RefSeq protein was modified relative to this genomic sequence to represent the inferred CDS: substituted 1 base at 1 genomic stop codon), translating into MKFLFQCPCCSCFCFMKPKKGKARVKAAATVASKEEKKVETKGEKKVESKEEKKEXQQCSYLQSDSACINESICALFMLFFLLVD
- the LOC117625843 gene encoding protein DETOXIFICATION 19-like isoform X2 yields the protein MGHSYRFRSHGKIGLSGALETLCGQGFGAKLYRMLGIYLQASSIISFLVSIIISVVWFYTEPILILLHQDPQISKCAALYMKFLIPGLFAFGFMHNILRFLQTQSVVMPLVFFSLIPVVTQIFVAYALVHWTALGFKGAPLACSISIWIAMLMLAMYVMFAKKFELTWEGFSIESFHYVLAALKLALPSAAMVCLEYWAFEILVLLAGLMPNAEQTTSLIAMCVNTEAIAYMITYGLSAAASTRVSNELGAGNPDNAKKAMAVTLKLSVLLGLLVVLALAFGHNIWAGFFSDSSAIIKLFASMTPFLAISIMADSVQGVLSGVARGCGFQHLAMYVNLGTFYLVGMTVACVVGFKLKLYAKGLWIGLICGLCCQAALLLLVTLRTKWTQLDVPHNGDAVLV
- the LOC117625843 gene encoding protein DETOXIFICATION 19-like isoform X1 encodes the protein MSTNTVAESADRSTATPLLEASGHGDQQGRKGGWWNKLLDMEEAKNQVLFSLPMILTNVCYYMIPLISVMLAGHLGELELAGATLANSWATVTGFALMIGLSGALETLCGQGFGAKLYRMLGIYLQASSIISFLVSIIISVVWFYTEPILILLHQDPQISKCAALYMKFLIPGLFAFGFMHNILRFLQTQSVVMPLVFFSLIPVVTQIFVAYALVHWTALGFKGAPLACSISIWIAMLMLAMYVMFAKKFELTWEGFSIESFHYVLAALKLALPSAAMVCLEYWAFEILVLLAGLMPNAEQTTSLIAMCVNTEAIAYMITYGLSAAASTRVSNELGAGNPDNAKKAMAVTLKLSVLLGLLVVLALAFGHNIWAGFFSDSSAIIKLFASMTPFLAISIMADSVQGVLSGVARGCGFQHLAMYVNLGTFYLVGMTVACVVGFKLKLYAKGLWIGLICGLCCQAALLLLVTLRTKWTQLDVPHNGDAVLV